Sequence from the Aspergillus nidulans FGSC A4 chromosome III genome:
CTGTTTGACCGCTACGACTTCGACTGCACGCAAATCGCAATTCCACCTAGGACCAGGGCCATCCCAAGCCATGTCTCCCGCGCAATGACCTTCCTTTCTACGTACCACTCTCCCAAGACCGTGAAGAGGAATGCACTAGAGTTCGCTAGGGGGACAGTCAAGGAGAGTTCTGCGAGACTATTAGCTGCCTCAGTCTTACTGATATATTCCGCGGAGGGTGGGCGCACCATGCTTTCCAACCAGGAGAAAAAACCAGACACTCCCTGTCAGGTTAATTATTAGTGGCACGGAGTATGCCGGCGTGCGCAAAAGATTGACAACTGTCCAAAATAGAGAGACGACTTTCGTTCTTATccatgaggacgaggatgtgGATTGGTTCATCCAGGCCGGCTGCCGCGTTGTTGAGCGATCGGAAGGTTGGGAAGGTAAGGGTTGATCCTCGTCGCTCCCAGTAGCACTATCGTCCGCATTGTCGTCATCGTGGGCTCGAGATTGTGCTCCTGTAGGCTGGAGTTCGGtctgctgaagctgttgctgcttctcctggCGCGCTTGAAAGTCCGCAGCGGCGCGACGGATGAAAGGTGTGGTGAAACCCCAGGCCACGCCGACAAGTAGAAACGAGAGAATGTAGTTGAAAACTGGAGGTTGGTCTGAAACTGGACTGGCGGCTTCCGGGTCCATCGTGCTTTATCTCGATGATTCCAATGTTAATACTTGCCCTCCAGCTCAGTCCTGCGGAGTTGAAGCGGGTTCTCCGCATCTTGCACGTGATCGCCCATTACTGTGTAGTCCAAGTACATATGGGCACGGGTGGCGTAGCGACCTTTCCGTTCCTAAAAGCATCCTTGCAGGTTCATATGCAGGTACAGTAACTACCTGAAAGAGTATCCGTCCGATATCTTAAAGCTGAGCTACAAGCCCAAGGCAAGACATCGTAGAAGGGACCCTAACTCGCAGGTTGAAGTCTACTCAAAAGTCGTGCAACCAAATGTGTGCCCCTTTAAAGCGGGCACTGACTGTTATAATAGACTGGAGGCCGTGTGCAACAGGCTTGTTCGTAAGAGTGAATACAGGGAATTCGAGACACAGGGGGCTACACAACAAGGCGAGGCTTCTCCGTTCCCCGCGTATCAGAGAAGGCGTCGGGTCGGAGAAGCCTTGAAAAGGGACCGTGCATTTGCTGATAGGGGGCGACTAGTAGTCTCTTGGTCGTCCAGCAAGGTGAGATGACGTCTCATTGATTTTTATTTTTCGCACCATCTTGGTACAAAGGCCAACAGGTGATCTGGATACTCGAGAGTTGAGTAACTTGAGTTCCTGGCCCTCGAAATTGATGCCTTTGAGGTTAGATTGGCGGCCCCAATGGACTAGCTTGATCGGGACAAGCGGACGAACCAGTGGCATGACTTCATCAATGCTATTTTAGGCATTCGAGTGCAATCTGATCAAAGATCATTAATCTGCGCTGATTTTGCTGACTTCGTAGATTCGCAAATCTAATGAATTGGTACAAGGTATTCTCCAGAGTACAAGATCCAGTGCTGGTGGGATTAACAGGGCGGTTCGAGGCGTTAAGATCAGCATCACGTGGTATACCGAACCTGTTCCCTGATTCCATCAGGCCCACTTAACGGCGCCGGCACCAACAATAagatgaggccatgaagATCGGTGCGGTACAGAGTTAGCCAGGTCAGGCACGGCAAAATGCCATGAGAAAACGGTAGGAGACTGTCTGGAGAAAACCCAGGAGTGGCTGGGGAGAGTTCAAGATCCTCGCCTACCTTAACTTATCAGGTAGCCATGTCCACAGTCCAGATACCAACAATCAAGCCAAGCTGTAACCCCAATTATCCCACACATGGACAACGGCAGAGGATGTCGCCTGCCGTGCGGAAAACGTTTCCACCCAAATATGCAATAGATACTGGGTTCCAAGATTCCAGATTCTTGAGCGCATGGTGGTCGGCAGCATGTAGGAGACCGTAATAGAGAGGGAAGCCTCACCCCTTTAAAGCTAGATGTTAGCATGATTGAGCAAAGGAAACTCTATTTGCTTTTTCGCGTTTCTCAAGTGAGACTGAAAAATGCAGCCATTTTGTGTATACTCATTGGGTATCCTGGCGGTGTCGGTGCCCCTAACGGACAGCCAGGGAGAATTATCTAAGCCGCTTCTGGGTGGTTGAAACGCCGGGGTCGCTACGTCCTCCCCTGCCCCTTCTTCCGCTCTGGTTCTCAGCTCCCTAACTATCTGTCCgtccttcttgacctccCTCGTCCCTTTGCGATAGAGATTGGATCTGCTTGTCGTCTCCTTTCCTGTTTTCCTTTCTATGCTCCTGGGGCGtttcgttcttttcctccgctTCTCTActcttttattttttttgcTATTATCGGCCGCCCATGCCCCTTGAACGCTGGAATTGAAGCTACACAATTTAGCTCCCACAAGACGAGGAGTTCCCACAGCCAGTCTTTGCCTGACGCTGAGCGGCTTTGAATTGTCAGTACTTGGATGAACACGCTCGAGTATCAACTGGCCGAATCATCACCGTTGCCCGAGTGCCCGTCAACAACACCCGCCCGGCTCGTTAATAGTAACTTTTAATTCCAACTCGCGCGTTAGCTGCGTACCCCGTTCCTTACCATTTTCAAGCCTGGCGCACATATTCTTCGCTCCTTTTGTGTCCCCTGTTTCGCTCAATCTCAACCCATTGGGATTGCAATTTGCGGAGACCTTGACGATAGACGTTGAAGGGGGATTTTTGCAGTCTTCACTGTTACGATTCCAGCTCTGCCCTGTACACGAACCGTATACGATATAAGATTTCACGATGGCGTTCCTCTTTAAATCAAAGAAGAACCAGCAGACTTCTGGTCTGCCACCCGCGACGAGAAACGTCCATACTTCTGAAGGAGCACCAGCGGGCTCTGGAGCCACGCTGAACGGGTCGAAGGATGGGGTGGTCACATCGCAGACGCCGACGCCTAGCGGTAGCTATAATAATTCTTTGAACTCGGTAACTAGCACCAACAGCCCGGAACAGCAGCGAATGCGGCAACGAGCCGAGTCTGAGTCTCAGGTTTGTACCCTACATTATTATAAACCCGGTGTCCACCTCTGGACGACCGTGCGCATTGGCATTTGTTTACGTATATTAACATTTATAGGCTCAACGTCCCCAACAATCCAcgtctccagtctccagtccCGGTTCATCCCTGTACCCGTGGTCGCAACGTCGGCTAAACTTTTCGTCGCCGCAAGCAAACCCTTTCCCGCGATATGGCGCAGCAATCAACGCAGTGGCTTCGAAAGAGGGTGATATCTACATGATGGGAGGGTTAATAGATGGTTCGACTGTCAAGGGAGATCTGTGGATGTtggaaagcagcagcggaaatCTGTCGTGCTTCCCCATCGCAACTGTTTCGGAAGGGCCAGGACCTCGTGTCGGTCATGCGAGCTTGCTAGTCGGAAATGCTTTTATCGTCTTTGGCGGTGATACCAAGGTGGATGAGAATGACACGTTGGATGACACGCTCTACCTGCTAAATACTTGTATGCCATATCTCCCAGCTCTGCTCTACATAGCAGTTGCTAACTGTCACTATCATAGCCTCCCGACAATGGTCGCGCTCAATACCTCCCGGCCCTAGGCCCACTGGACGATACGGACACACTCTGAACATTCTTGGCTCCAGACTCTACGTTTTTGGAGGGCAGGTCGAAGGATACTTCTTCAATGATTTAGTTGCCTTTGATCTGAACCAGTTGCAGAATCCAGGTAATAAATGGGAGTTTCTTATTCAGAACAGCCATGAAGGCGGACCTCCACCTGGTCAAATTCCCCCTGCAAGAACAAATCACACGATCGTCAGTTTTAATGACAAATTGTACTTGTAAGTTGAGCCatccctttctcttcttgtctCTTCTTGTCTCAGTGCTCATACTGGTAGGTTCGGAGGCACAAACGGTCTACAATGGTTCAACGACGTTTGGTCATATGATCCTCGGACCAACAGCTGGACTCAGCTTGACTGCGTTGGATTTATCCCGACACCTCGAGAAGGACACGCGGCTGCTCTCGTCAACGACGTAATGTACGTCTTTGGTGGACGGACCGACGAAGGTATCGACCTCGGCGATCTCGCCGCTTTCCGTATCAGCACTCGACGATGGTACTCTTTCCAGAACATGGGACCAGCACCCTCTCCGCGATCAGGTCATAGCATGACTGCCTTTGGAAGGCAAATAATTGTCCTGGCGGGTGAGCCGAGCTCTGCCCCAAGAGACCCAGTGGAGCTCAGTATGGCATATATGCTTGACACATCGAAGATTCGGTACCCAACCGAAAATCCAAATGGTGAGAAAGCAATGTTTCCTGGGCCCACCAAAaccggagctggagaaaagcCGCCATCAGGTCGAGTATCCCGTGAAGCACAAAACCAGCCGTCAGATCAATTCAGGCGCGCCCAGGGACCTCGAGAAAGTGTGGTCAGTCCTACTGGCCGGCCCACGGAGCTAGGTCCGGGACCAGGATCTCGATTGCCACGGGCATCCATTGCTAATGCTCCCGCTGGGCCTCCTCCGCCGGGACAGGCTCCAACCCCTGGCCCGAGAGGGAACCCACCGCGAGATGGCAACAATTTCCGAAGCAAGACGCCGACAAAACAGGAGCGTGGATATGGTGGACCCCCCATTGACACGACTCGCGCCATAGCCGGTGACAGGGAGAGGGAGCCAGCGCCAAGGGACTCACCCAAAGACCCTAGGTTTGCGCAAGAGTCGACTGGTCAGCGGACTCCCACTCAGCAGTCCCAGAGGATGTCGGCAAGGGCCATGGAGGCCGGAGAGGCCGCCCCTCTTGTGGCACCGGCTCGGCAACGCTCACTGCGCCAGCGACAGCGTAGTTCAATGGATAGCGCCGATGAGTCTATTCTTGGCAGACATGCGAGTATCGACGGATCAGTTGACTCGCGAACCCATAGGAACTCTAGGACAGGAGACGAACCTCGCTCACCACGGttgactgcccaccaggaGGCCTTGTTTAAAGAATTAGAGGCACTAAAAAGTCGAAATGCTTGGTACGCCTCGGAGCTCGCCTTGGCCAAAAAAGCTGGGTATACCCCTAATATTTCGGCGAACTCTGCTTTGGATGAACGGACATCGGATGCCTTCACCGATGAGGATCGCCCCCTGATCGAAGCGTTTCTGGCAATGcgagcagagctggcaaagaTGCAAGCCACCGTGGATCGACAAGCCGCGATTGCATCCAAGCGTGTAGCGGAGGTCGAGCAGCAAAGAGACGTTGCTGTGAACGAGGCTGCTTATGCTCGGGCAAAACTCGCTGCCCACGGCGGAAGCCAGCAAAGCACTCCATCGCTGGATGGACAATCTCATGATCTTGACAAGGCAGCATCTGACCGCACCACAGATCTTAGCCGCAGATTGGCTTTGGCGCTTGCATCCCAGAATGAACTCAAATCGAAACTGGAAGCACTTTCTACGGATCTTGAGCAGGAGAAACGTGGCAGGGAATTGGCAGAAGAGACCTCCGAGGCCACTAGAAGAAGGCtggcggagctggaaatgCAAAATAATCCTCTGGAAACGGAAAGTTTACGCGCCCAACTTCATCAGGTTGAAGCATCATTCAGGGAAGAGTCAATGTTGCGATCCGAAGCTGAATCATCCCTAAAGCAGCTGGCTCTTGATAAAGAGGAGCTGTCGAGGAAGTTGGAGGATTCTACCAACCGCCTGAGAGACTTTGGCGACAATATTGGTGGCCTCAAACAAGCTGTCACAGCATCTGTGGAAAAGGCTTCCATTCTagagaagaagcttgatgaAGAACGCGAGCGACG
This genomic interval carries:
- a CDS encoding uncharacterized protein (transcript_id=CADANIAT00005873) — protein: MDPEAASPVSDQPPVFNYILSFLLVGVAWGFTTPFIRRAAADFQARQEKQQQLQQTELQPTGAQSRAHDDDNADDSATGSDEDQPLPSQPSDRSTTRQPAWMNQSTSSSSWIRTKVVSLFWTVVNLLRTPAYSVPLIINLTGSVWFFLLVGKHELSLTVPLANSSAFLFTVLGEWYVERKVIARETWLGMALVLGGIAICVQSKS
- the teaA gene encoding protein teaA (transcript_id=CADANIAT00005874), coding for MAFLFKSKKNQQTSGLPPATRNVHTSEGAPAGSGATLNGSKDGVVTSQTPTPSGSYNNSLNSVTSTNSPEQQRMRQRAESESQAQRPQQSTSPVSSPGSSLYPWSQRRLNFSSPQANPFPRYGAAINAVASKEGDIYMMGGLIDGSTVKGDLWMLESSSGNLSCFPIATVSEGPGPRVGHASLLVGNAFIVFGGDTKVDENDTLDDTLYLLNTSSRQWSRSIPPGPRPTGRYGHTLNILGSRLYVFGGQVEGYFFNDLVAFDLNQLQNPGNKWEFLIQNSHEGGPPPGQIPPARTNHTIVSFNDKLYLFGGTNGLQWFNDVWSYDPRTNSWTQLDCVGFIPTPREGHAAALVNDVMYVFGGRTDEGIDLGDLAAFRISTRRWYSFQNMGPAPSPRSGHSMTAFGRQIIVLAGEPSSAPRDPVELSMAYMLDTSKIRYPTENPNGEKAMFPGPTKTGAGEKPPSGRVSREAQNQPSDQFRRAQGPRESVVSPTGRPTELGPGPGSRLPRASIANAPAGPPPPGQAPTPGPRGNPPRDGNNFRSKTPTKQERGYGGPPIDTTRAIAGDREREPAPRDSPKDPRFAQESTGQRTPTQQSQRMSARAMEAGEAAPLVAPARQRSLRQRQRSSMDSADESILGRHASIDGSVDSRTHRNSRTGDEPRSPRLTAHQEALFKELEALKSRNAWYASELALAKKAGYTPNISANSALDERTSDAFTDEDRPLIEAFLAMRAELAKMQATVDRQAAIASKRVAEVEQQRDVAVNEAAYARAKLAAHGGSQQSTPSLDGQSHDLDKAASDRTTDLSRRLALALASQNELKSKLEALSTDLEQEKRGRELAEETSEATRRRLAELEMQNNPLETESLRAQLHQVEASFREESMLRSEAESSLKQLALDKEELSRKLEDSTNRLRDFGDNIGGLKQAVTASVEKASILEKKLDEERERREGLERKLLQLRSEHEERTAELENATRRLRDAEELAESHAREAEAHKNAFILGLERASSFDSETSIRSLVDQRVATSEAQVERANKLARASQAAADEAAEKLRRAEERIAGLEAYQEQASREGLQLRRQLQAALKDCQTYTAENRELKAQIENHQREAGALAVQHAALKDLLGERGYTDSRRSPRGESPGSRFGTPEQNRLRELEQQLSASLKAHDELKASFETREQETDRAYKEKLEQLENDYQSAVHYVKGTEKMLKRMKDELTRYKMQNAKIQSELEAAQSREGSVAPSGWEAERSQLQQSLTDLQQDTSRSITNLEEQITSLKESLASAEAEKEKSVAEYETMRQELLAVSEKTSSELEQLKHENSLLEARAMDAEQKVSMLLDQVEASVGHYRRQSQHGQGVNGISRTHSNASSGTIGAGTRRSRANSAVSQDDTFLDNRGSMALDSLANELEALRSHWESTNSNYRLSTQSDFDRTPTKDSGLSDSLAEWRRRLDEEEARAGSPEKGKPRTAAEGQAAANMI